GAAGACCTTTATGATTTTCCCGAGAAAATCAATCATCCCCACTTTTTTGAGCGGTATCCTGGGAATTAGGGGTGTCGCCTCGTAAAATCATGATGTCTCGAGGACGGGGTCTGATACCTCCTTTCTTCATCCTCCAGTGCCGCTCGGTGGACTTAAAATGTTTGCCGAATTTGTCGTTCTCGTAGACCTCAAAGTACTTGCTTCTGCCGGCAATGGCCCCGCTCAATAGAGCCGCTTGTGCCGCGCAAAATCGTTGCCGTTCGTCGCCAGTCATTTGATCCCAATCTTCATCACACTCGAACTCAAATTCGACGGCGAGTTTCTTCATCGGGGCTCCGCAGGTGGCAAGTGTGGGATCGATCTTCCGGCTATAGTGGAAGTTTGACTAGCCACTTAGCGAAAGTCAAGGATTGAATTCATGTTTAGGAGCGGGCCTTGGTGTTGGTTTTGTTGGGTTTTTGGTCATCTGAACGATCTTGGCACGAACCCTGCTTTGTACATTAGATCCCCATAACGCTTGTTTCATACGGAGAGTGAATGGTTGAACGTGTTCAAATCTGGATTGTTATCGCCCTGATTGGGCTCCTGAGCGCTTGTGCCGGAGTCGAAGACGAAGTTGAGGTCGACGGCCCCAATGATTCTTTCATGGTGGATGGCAAGGCAGATATCCCGAACACGATTCACGAGAACACACCCGAAGCACGCGCGATTTTGCGAGTTGTGAACACCTTCTCGCTGCACAAGATGATCTCGGAAACCAATATGTACTGGCGCAGCGCCGAGGAAATTGCGAATTATCGCAAAGGTCCCGACGGCATGCTACGTACCGATGATGACCGCGTGATCTTCACGCTCGCCGAGCTCGACTCCGTGCCCTACGTGGGTAAGACGGCGTTGCGTAGACTTCGTGCCTACGTCCAGAAAAAAGACCTTATCGTCTTTGATGATATGCAGATTTCCCAAGAGGTTCCGGAGCGGATCGATACCAGCGTGATGAATGTGATCCGCTCAGATATCAAACGCGGCGAACGCATTGAGATCGAGCTCAAGGGCAATAAGGGCGACCGTTTGCTGCTTATGTTGCGCAAGATCTCGGATGCGCGTTGGAACCCTAAGCTCAGTGTTCTCGATGCAGAAACCCGTGAACGTATGGTTGAGGTTAATCCTTGGGGCACGTCCGACGCTCGGATTCCGCAGCTGAACGACGAGGCGGGCCGCGGCTGGGAGATCGACCGCGAGACGCCTTATACAGTGGTTTTGGCCAATACCAATCAGGTCGACGGTGAGTTCGAGTTCTCGGTGGAATGTGTGGGAGGGCCGTGCTTCGCGTACGAAACCGACCATGTGACGATCGAGGAACTCGACGAGCTTCAAGGCCAGGAACTAAGGCGAGCGATGGTCGCATTGCACGAGTCGAATCACCTGAGAATTAGCTACTATGACGCTCGGATGGAGATGTTCTCGAGCCTCGATAATGTGGATGGCGTAGTCGAGTGTGTCTACACCGGGACCCTTGTCGAGACGGATACGATTCCTTCCAATTTGTTGATGAATGCCGAGCATACCTGGCCGCAAAGCCACGGTGCATTTGACGGTGCCGCGCGCTCGGACCTGCACCATATCTACCCGGTCACGAGCCAGATCAACTCGATTCGAAACAACCACCCGTTCTGCGAGGTCGCTGAGATTACGCGTGAGATCGGCCCAGCGACGCTCGGGTTTGACGAAGAAGGCGTGCGTTGTTTTGAGCCCCGAGACGAGCACAAAGGCGCGCTCGCCCGCTCCATGTTCTACTTCGCCGCGGTCTATCAACAATCCATTGATGACCGTCAGGAGTCCGTACTGCGTAAGTGGCATCGCGAGCATCCTGTGAGCGCGGCGGAGCGAATTCGGTCGCGCCACGTTCAGGTTTTCCAAGGCTCGAAGCAACCCTTTGTGGAGAAGCCGCATCTTGTAGACCATATCGCGGACTTTTGATCTGCGAGCGTACACGACTCGGTCGTGTACATTGCGGTTGCATAGGCGCCTAGAACTCGGGTAAATCGGTGCTCGGATTTTGACACGAGAATCACATGACATCGTATTTTCATCTCCTCGGATTGCTCGCAGTGGCCGATGCCGGCCTCAAGAACGCAGACCTCGCCCAGGCCTTGACCAAGGCTGGATTTGCCAAGTCGGACCTCGAAGGCGCGCATAAAATGCTCGGTGAAGGGGAGAAGCTGCTTGAGAAGTACGTAGATGCCGATGTGAATCGGATCGCGGATCACAATGTCCACGTGGCAGGTGCCGAGTTGGAAATGTGGGCGCAGACCGTGAAATTCTTGTTGAAGAAATCGCTCGATGCGGAGCTCGTTCAGACCGCGATGGGCACCAAGATTCACGCCCACGACCATACTGTGACCGTGGTGGCTCAAGGCCTACGGCTGCTCGCCATGATTCGCGCCGACGAGCGTATTCAGAAGGCGCTTGGGGATGAGAGAAAAGTACGTGATATCGGAACGCGAGGCTGGGCGCTGCTTCATCGGCTCCTTGCTACGACCGAGACACGACTCGACCCGATTCATCCGGAAGCGATTCCGGTGCTCGCCGAGATGAGCGTGAT
This Microvenator marinus DNA region includes the following protein-coding sequences:
- a CDS encoding endonuclease I family protein, coding for MVERVQIWIVIALIGLLSACAGVEDEVEVDGPNDSFMVDGKADIPNTIHENTPEARAILRVVNTFSLHKMISETNMYWRSAEEIANYRKGPDGMLRTDDDRVIFTLAELDSVPYVGKTALRRLRAYVQKKDLIVFDDMQISQEVPERIDTSVMNVIRSDIKRGERIEIELKGNKGDRLLLMLRKISDARWNPKLSVLDAETRERMVEVNPWGTSDARIPQLNDEAGRGWEIDRETPYTVVLANTNQVDGEFEFSVECVGGPCFAYETDHVTIEELDELQGQELRRAMVALHESNHLRISYYDARMEMFSSLDNVDGVVECVYTGTLVETDTIPSNLLMNAEHTWPQSHGAFDGAARSDLHHIYPVTSQINSIRNNHPFCEVAEITREIGPATLGFDEEGVRCFEPRDEHKGALARSMFYFAAVYQQSIDDRQESVLRKWHREHPVSAAERIRSRHVQVFQGSKQPFVEKPHLVDHIADF